One genomic segment of Coffea arabica cultivar ET-39 chromosome 6e, Coffea Arabica ET-39 HiFi, whole genome shotgun sequence includes these proteins:
- the LOC140009494 gene encoding probable pectinesterase/pectinesterase inhibitor 12, which yields MSMASRNLKPSLLLFSIFFSTCFVITSSSSSSPSTLDSHLSSMKDLCKSTPYPDVCFDSLRLSVSINIGPNIINFLLHSLQTALSEAGKLSNIFASSGGHSNIVEKQKGTIQDCSELQQITVSSLKKSVSRISSSNSRRLADARAFLSAALTNKVTCLEGLDSASGPSKPALVNSIVDAYKHVSNALSILSKPGRSKSNGLMHRRLMGFPSWMSSKDRRILQSSADDDYYDPSNMITVAADGTGNFSTLTDAINFAPNNSADRIFIFVRQGVYQENVEIPSWKPNIVLLGDGSDVTIITGSRSVGDGWTTFRSATVAVSGEGFLARDITFENSAGPEKHQAVALRVNGDLAAVYRCTIKGHQDTLYVHSFRQFYRECDVYGTIDYIFGNAAVVFQGCNVISRLPMPGQFTAITAQSRDIEDESTGISLQNCSILPTNDLNSNLATVKSYLGRPWRNYSRTVIIKSYIDEHIAPEGWTPWQGDQGLSTLYYGEYGNDGPGAVTDNRVTWPGFHIMNYDDASNFAVSEFITGDEWLDSTNFPYDNGI from the exons ATGTCCATGGCTTCCCGCAACTTGAAGCCATCCCTGCTTCTATTCTCAATTTTCTTCTCAACATGTTTTGTCATCacctcttcatcttcatcatctcCTTCGACTTTAGATTCTCATTTGTCTTCCATGAAAGATCTCTGCAAGTCCACACCATACCCAGATGTCTGTTTTGATTCACTGCGGCTCTCTGTCTCCATTAACATCGGTCCGAACATTATAAATTTTCTTCTCCATTCACTTCAAACTGCATTATCAGAAGCTGGAAAGCTCTCAAACATCTTCGCTAGCAGTGGTGGACACTCAAACATTGTCGAAAAACAAAAGGGTACAATCCAAGATTGCAGCGAATTGCAACAAATAACAGTTTCTTCGTTAAAGAAATCTGTTTCGCGAATCAGCTCTTCTAACTCGAGAAGATTAGCTGATGCAAGGGCCTTTCTCAGTGCAGCTTTGACTAACAAAGTTACTTGTTTAGAAGGGCTAGATTCAGCATCTGGCCCTTCTAAACCAGCCCTGGTCAACTCCATCGTTGATGCTTATAAGCATGTAAGCAATGCCTTGTCAATTCTGTCTAAACCAGGAAGATCAAAATCAAACGGCCTAATGCATAGGCGTCTAATGGGATTTCCAAGTTGGATGTCCAGCAAAGATCGACGGATTTTGCAGAGTTCTGCAGATGATGATTATTACGACCCGAGTAACATGATCACAGTGGCGGCCGATGGAACTGGAAATTTCTCCACTCTTACTGATGCAATAAACTTTGCTCCGAATAATAGCGCTGATAGAATATTTATCTTTGTTAGGCAAGGAGTGTATCAAGAGAATGTCGAGATTCCAAGTTGGAAGCCCAACATTGTTCTTCTTGGAGATGGAAGTGATGTTACCATAATTACTGGTAGCAGAAGCGTAGGTGACGGCTGGACCACATTCAGATCCGCCACTGttg CCGTATCCGGGGAGGGATTCTTGGCACGAGACATAACTTTCGAGAATTCAGCAGGACCAGAGAAGCACCAGGCAGTTGCCCTTCGGGTTAATGGTGATTTGGCCGCCGTCTACAGGTGCACCATAAAGGGACACCAGGACACATTATATGTGCACTCATTTCGTCAATTCTACAGAGAATGTGACGTTTATGGGACAATAGACTACATATTTGGCAATGCAGCTGTGGTTTTCCAGGGATGCAACGTCATTTCCAGATTACCAATGCCTGGACAGTTCACCGCGATCACAGCCCAGTCGCGAGACATCGAAGATGAGTCCACCGGAATTTCTCTGCAAAACTGTTCGATTCTGCCCACGAATGACTTGAACTCCAATCTGGCTACCGTCAAGAGTTATCTAGGAAGACCATGGAGAAATTACTCGAGAACAGTCATTATAAAATCATACATCGATGAACACATTGCACCAGAAGGGTGGACTCCATGGCAAGGTGATCAAGGCCTAAGCACTTTATACTACGGAGAGTATGGTAACGATGGCCCCGGTGCAGTGACAGACAATCGAGTTACTTGGCCAGGTTTTCACATTATGAATTATGATGATGCATCTAACTTTGCAGTTTCGGAGTTCATCACCGGAGATGAGTGGCTGGATTCTACTAATTTTCCTTATGATAATGGCATTTGA